In Deferribacter desulfuricans SSM1, the following are encoded in one genomic region:
- a CDS encoding RnfABCDGE type electron transport complex subunit D produces MQGNKLLVTFSPHERDDLRTDKVMLYVIYALIPAMGVSIYYFGFYAIKTYLLTIIFTLGFEYLFQKIAKRPVSLNDNSALVTAILLAMNLPPNSPWWLICVGSFVAIIIGKQVFGGLGQNPFNPALVARVFLLISWPAQMTNWMKPNPITKSFIFDAVSTATPLGASKTEVLTYGKIVSENLVNTSSLFLGNVGGSLGEISALAIIIGGLFLLYKRIISWHIPFSYIAAFLIIVVPYWFFAPEKTLDPIAHLFSGGLMLGAFFMATDMVTSPVTKRGQLIFGAGCGILTAVIRLFGGYPEGVSFAILLMNATVPLIDYYIRPKSFGEVESE; encoded by the coding sequence ATGCAGGGAAATAAGTTATTAGTTACTTTTTCACCACATGAAAGAGATGATTTAAGAACAGACAAAGTAATGCTCTATGTCATTTATGCACTTATTCCTGCAATGGGTGTATCTATTTACTATTTTGGTTTTTATGCTATTAAAACATATCTTCTCACAATAATTTTTACACTTGGTTTTGAATACCTTTTTCAGAAGATTGCTAAAAGACCTGTCAGTCTAAATGATAATTCTGCTCTTGTAACGGCAATACTTCTTGCAATGAATTTGCCACCTAATAGCCCATGGTGGTTAATTTGTGTAGGTAGTTTTGTCGCAATCATTATTGGGAAACAGGTTTTTGGTGGTCTTGGACAAAACCCTTTTAACCCAGCTTTGGTTGCGAGAGTTTTCCTACTCATTTCTTGGCCTGCACAGATGACAAACTGGATGAAACCTAATCCTATTACAAAGAGTTTTATTTTTGATGCGGTTAGTACAGCTACACCTCTTGGTGCTTCTAAAACAGAGGTATTGACTTATGGCAAAATAGTTTCAGAAAATCTTGTAAATACTTCTAGTTTGTTTTTAGGAAATGTTGGTGGGTCATTAGGTGAAATATCAGCGCTGGCAATAATAATAGGTGGATTGTTTCTACTATATAAAAGGATTATTTCTTGGCATATCCCTTTTAGTTATATTGCTGCATTTTTAATAATAGTTGTTCCTTATTGGTTTTTTGCCCCAGAAAAAACATTGGATCCTATTGCCCATCTTTTTTCAGGTGGCTTAATGCTTGGTGCATTTTTTATGGCCACTGATATGGTGACGAGCCCAGTTACAAAGAGAGGACAACTTATTTTTGGAGCTGGTTGTGGGATTTTAACTGCTGTTATTAGGCTTTTTGGTGGTTATCCAGAAGGGGTATCTTTCGCCATATTGTTAATGAACGCTACAGTTCCTCTAATAGATTATTATATCAGACCAAAAAGTTTTGGTGAGGTTGAAAGTGAGTAA
- a CDS encoding RnfABCDGE type electron transport complex subunit G has protein sequence MSKGNDNNYKMFVVLTIIGAVSALVLAAVYSFTKEKIEYEYRLELLRALKVVLPEYNNEPDKDTLKTKDKTVYVAKKDGKIVGYAIQSVSEKGYGGSITVLLGVSTDGKITGVEILRHAETPGLGSHIEDKWFKDEFKGLTIKDKIAVKKDGGVIDQFSGATISPRAVAEAVKNGLDFVITNVIEGGSK, from the coding sequence GTGAGTAAGGGTAACGATAATAACTATAAAATGTTTGTTGTTCTGACAATAATTGGTGCTGTTTCTGCTTTGGTTCTTGCTGCAGTTTACTCTTTTACTAAGGAAAAAATAGAGTATGAGTATAGATTGGAGCTTTTAAGAGCATTAAAGGTTGTTTTACCTGAATATAATAACGAGCCGGACAAAGACACTTTAAAAACTAAAGATAAAACAGTTTATGTTGCTAAAAAGGATGGGAAAATAGTTGGTTATGCTATTCAATCAGTATCTGAAAAAGGGTATGGGGGAAGTATAACAGTTTTACTTGGTGTTTCAACTGATGGAAAAATTACAGGTGTTGAAATATTGCGTCATGCAGAAACTCCTGGTCTTGGCTCACATATTGAGGATAAGTGGTTTAAAGATGAATTTAAAGGTTTGACTATAAAGGATAAGATAGCAGTAAAAAAAGATGGTGGTGTGATTGACCAATTTAGTGGAGCAACAATCAGCCCAAGAGCTGTTGCTGAGGCGGTTAAAAATGGATTAGATTTTGTAATCACAAATGTTATTGAAGGGGGCAGCAAATGA
- the rsxE gene encoding electron transport complex subunit RsxE: MKLQIFKDGFWNNNAVFKQVLGMCPTLAVTTSAENGIGMGLATTVVLICSNIVVSLVKNFIPSKVRIPAFIVIIASFVTVIDLLMNAYAHSLHKSLGLFIPLIVVNCLILGRAESFASKNSTIDSLIDGIASGLGFTFALFVLGSVRELLGAGSILGFNIFGSGYSPAIVMILPPGAFLALGFLLFIINWIENRNKIKEECCTVNE, translated from the coding sequence ATGAAGCTCCAGATATTTAAAGACGGATTTTGGAATAATAACGCAGTTTTCAAACAGGTTCTTGGTATGTGTCCTACCCTTGCAGTTACCACTTCTGCTGAAAATGGAATAGGTATGGGACTTGCAACTACTGTAGTACTGATTTGCTCAAATATTGTTGTTTCATTGGTGAAAAATTTTATCCCTTCAAAAGTTAGAATACCTGCTTTTATTGTTATTATTGCAAGTTTTGTAACTGTAATCGATTTGTTGATGAATGCATATGCTCACAGTTTACACAAAAGTCTTGGTCTTTTTATCCCATTGATAGTTGTAAACTGCTTGATTTTAGGAAGAGCTGAAAGCTTTGCATCAAAAAACAGTACTATTGATTCTTTAATAGATGGGATTGCTTCTGGACTTGGTTTTACTTTTGCTCTGTTTGTATTGGGATCTGTTAGGGAGTTGTTAGGAGCTGGTTCTATACTTGGCTTCAATATTTTTGGGAGCGGTTATAGCCCAGCTATTGTTATGATTTTACCACCCGGAGCATTTTTAGCGCTTGGATTTTTATTGTTTATTATAAACTGGATTGAAAATAGAAATAAAATTAAAGAAGAATGTTGCACTGTAAATGAGTAA
- the rsxA gene encoding electron transport complex subunit RsxA: protein MKELILIFISAVLVNNFVLSRFLGICPFFGVSKKLDTAIGMSLAVTFVMTIAGIITWILQYAVLNPLHLEYLQTIVFILVIASLVQFVEMVIEKTSPALYKSLGIFLPLITTNCAILGAAILNIQFKFNFLEMLVFTVGSSIGFGLALVLFAGIRERIELSNIPYFFRGVPIAFITAGILALAFLGFSGLVKI, encoded by the coding sequence ATGAAAGAGCTGATACTTATTTTTATAAGTGCTGTTTTGGTAAACAATTTTGTATTGAGTAGATTTTTAGGGATATGCCCATTTTTTGGTGTTTCTAAAAAACTGGATACTGCTATCGGTATGTCTTTAGCTGTAACATTTGTTATGACAATTGCTGGGATTATCACATGGATTTTACAATATGCAGTTTTGAATCCTTTACATTTAGAGTATTTACAGACTATAGTTTTCATTCTTGTTATTGCTTCTTTAGTACAATTTGTTGAGATGGTTATAGAAAAAACATCTCCTGCACTTTATAAGAGTCTTGGAATATTTTTGCCATTAATTACAACTAATTGTGCGATTTTAGGTGCAGCTATTTTGAATATTCAATTTAAATTTAACTTTTTAGAAATGTTAGTTTTTACTGTGGGTTCGTCCATAGGTTTTGGATTGGCTCTTGTTCTTTTTGCTGGTATCAGGGAAAGAATAGAGCTTTCAAATATCCCTTATTTTTTTAGAGGTGTACCTATCGCATTTATAACTGCAGGGATTTTGGCGCTTGCATTTTTAGGGTTCTCTGGACTTGTAAAAATTTAA
- a CDS encoding RnfABCDGE type electron transport complex subunit B codes for MIEAVVVVGLSSFVAGFGLYAASKKFSVEKDPRIEEVNEILPGANCGGCGYPGCSALAEAIVKGDAPANACPVGGAELAEKIGKLLGLEVDTSVRKVAKIKCHGDKEKCPPKYEYYGPADCHAIVMLGGGNKGCIYGCVGGGSCVKACNFDALKMGDNGIPVVDEEKCTACGLCVKACPRNLIELIDVEKKFIVSCSSKDKGVETKKVCSVGCIGCRLCAKNCPEDAITVENNLAYIHAEKCINCGKCEEVCPTKAIIKL; via the coding sequence ATGATAGAAGCTGTAGTAGTTGTTGGTTTATCAAGTTTTGTTGCAGGATTTGGTTTGTATGCTGCTTCTAAGAAGTTTTCTGTTGAAAAAGATCCTAGAATAGAAGAAGTAAATGAGATTTTACCTGGAGCAAATTGTGGTGGATGTGGCTATCCTGGATGCTCTGCTTTGGCTGAAGCCATTGTTAAAGGGGATGCTCCTGCAAACGCCTGCCCAGTTGGTGGTGCTGAACTTGCAGAAAAGATTGGTAAATTATTAGGGTTAGAAGTTGATACCTCAGTTAGAAAAGTGGCAAAGATTAAATGCCATGGAGATAAAGAAAAATGTCCGCCAAAATATGAGTATTATGGCCCTGCTGATTGTCACGCAATTGTTATGCTAGGTGGAGGTAATAAAGGGTGTATATATGGTTGTGTTGGTGGAGGAAGTTGTGTAAAGGCTTGTAATTTTGATGCGCTTAAAATGGGGGATAATGGTATCCCTGTTGTAGATGAAGAAAAATGCACTGCATGTGGCTTGTGTGTAAAAGCCTGTCCTAGAAATTTAATTGAGCTAATTGATGTAGAAAAAAAGTTTATAGTTTCTTGCTCATCAAAAGATAAAGGTGTTGAAACAAAGAAAGTGTGTAGTGTGGGGTGTATTGGTTGTAGATTGTGTGCAAAAAATTGTCCTGAGGACGCAATAACCGTTGAAAATAATTTAGCTTATATTCACGCAGAAAAATGTATAAACTGTGGAAAATGTGAAGAGGTATGTCCTACAAAAGCTATTATTAAGTTGTAG
- a CDS encoding histone deacetylase family protein: MVKIVYDEVFLKHKTFQGHPESPERLKTVINYLENSTLKSNIIKPLFEDYGEKVIEFVHSKSYIQEFKDTAKSETFFQHKDNSICEDSFDVALKAVYAHLFAADYIMSNEPKKIFVAVRPPGHHADKNKALGFCFFNNIAITARYIQKYHGKEKILIFDFDVHHGNGTQNIFYEDNTVYYVSIHEHPTFLFPGTGRYFETGKGLGKGYTLNIPLKPEADDNEFGKVFLEKVVPIFYKFEPEILLVSAGFDGHKEDMIGDLNFTTELYRKLGYALKYLSNKFCEGHLLISLEGGYKPEVLAESVVNFLDALNDDKQIDVYDLFLTDEMFGIF, from the coding sequence TTGGTTAAGATTGTTTATGATGAAGTATTTTTGAAACATAAAACATTTCAAGGGCATCCTGAATCGCCTGAAAGATTAAAAACTGTAATAAATTACTTAGAAAATTCTACATTAAAATCAAATATTATAAAACCCTTATTCGAAGATTATGGTGAGAAAGTAATAGAATTTGTACATTCAAAATCTTATATTCAAGAGTTTAAGGATACAGCAAAATCAGAAACTTTTTTTCAACATAAAGATAACTCTATTTGTGAAGATTCTTTTGATGTGGCATTAAAAGCTGTTTATGCTCATTTATTTGCTGCAGATTATATTATGAGTAACGAACCTAAAAAAATATTTGTGGCAGTAAGACCACCGGGACATCATGCGGATAAAAATAAAGCGTTAGGTTTTTGTTTTTTTAATAATATTGCCATAACTGCAAGATATATCCAGAAATACCATGGTAAAGAAAAGATTTTGATTTTTGATTTTGATGTACATCATGGAAATGGTACACAAAATATTTTTTATGAAGATAATACTGTGTATTATGTTAGTATACATGAACACCCAACTTTTTTGTTCCCAGGTACCGGGAGGTATTTTGAAACAGGTAAGGGGTTAGGGAAAGGTTATACTTTAAATATACCACTTAAGCCAGAAGCGGATGATAATGAGTTTGGCAAGGTATTTTTAGAAAAAGTAGTTCCAATATTTTATAAGTTTGAACCTGAAATTTTACTTGTATCAGCTGGTTTTGATGGGCATAAAGAAGATATGATTGGGGACTTGAATTTTACTACAGAACTTTATAGAAAATTAGGGTATGCTTTAAAATATTTGAGCAATAAATTTTGTGAAGGGCATTTACTTATATCTTTAGAAGGTGGCTATAAACCAGAGGTTTTAGCAGAATCGGTTGTAAACTTTTTGGATGCTTTAAATGATGATAAGCAGATAGATGTTTATGATTTATTTCTAACAGATGAAATGTTTGGTATATTTTAA
- a CDS encoding CBS and ACT domain-containing protein, translated as MFVKDWMTKNVITVFPDTKIDTAAYIMLSKNIKHLPVVNSEKELLGIVVKSDIREVMPESTIDKKEDLSDKKPVFVKDIMSNEVVSINENDTLEDALLFIYQGRIGALPVVDDVNRVVGIISRYDILKAMVAIMGLEEPGSRVDVVLEDRPGMLELLAKEFKELDINIISVIVSNTGDKKRIVSIRFDGLFKHKVEEHLKSKGFKIYYPWKS; from the coding sequence ATGTTTGTAAAGGATTGGATGACTAAAAATGTAATAACAGTTTTTCCAGATACAAAAATTGATACGGCTGCTTATATAATGTTGTCTAAAAATATTAAACATTTACCAGTTGTAAATAGTGAAAAAGAGTTGCTTGGGATTGTAGTGAAAAGTGATATTAGGGAAGTTATGCCAGAGTCAACTATAGATAAAAAGGAAGATTTAAGTGATAAAAAACCTGTCTTTGTAAAAGATATTATGTCTAATGAAGTAGTATCAATAAATGAAAATGATACATTGGAAGATGCATTGTTATTTATTTATCAGGGGAGAATAGGTGCATTGCCAGTGGTGGATGACGTAAACAGAGTTGTTGGTATTATTTCAAGATACGATATTTTAAAAGCGATGGTGGCTATTATGGGGTTGGAAGAGCCAGGTAGCAGGGTTGATGTTGTTTTAGAGGATAGACCTGGTATGCTTGAGTTGCTTGCAAAAGAGTTTAAAGAGCTTGATATAAATATAATATCAGTGATTGTTTCAAATACGGGGGATAAAAAAAGGATTGTATCAATTAGATTTGATGGTTTATTTAAACATAAAGTTGAGGAGCATCTAAAATCAAAAGGTTTTAAGATTTATTATCCTTGGAAATCTTAA
- a CDS encoding NRDE family protein, producing the protein MCVYAFAINPNEKYKFVLIGNRDEFYERESIPAHFWKDFPDILAGKDKKAGGTWLGINKNNGKIAFLTNYRDPKKFDSQKASRGLIVRNFLTSPASIQRFLIDFYAMQSAYNPFNLIFGTVDNLFYYSNVIGGLKNLTKGVYTLSNAFLDTNWYKTEKLKSYLLKILQNQNIDINEVFRCLEDKEKADDSLLPDTGVGYEKEKLLSSIFIESETYGTVFSYFILIDSKSNVSFYEKDQLNNKISEFKFQIKISKDNKS; encoded by the coding sequence ATGTGTGTTTACGCCTTTGCCATAAACCCAAATGAAAAGTACAAATTTGTTTTAATTGGTAATCGCGATGAGTTTTATGAAAGAGAATCAATACCAGCTCATTTTTGGAAAGACTTCCCTGATATTTTAGCGGGTAAAGATAAAAAAGCTGGTGGCACATGGCTTGGTATTAACAAAAACAATGGTAAGATAGCTTTTTTAACCAACTATCGAGACCCTAAAAAATTTGACTCACAAAAAGCTTCCCGTGGTCTAATTGTCAGAAATTTTTTAACTTCACCTGCCTCAATTCAAAGATTCTTGATAGATTTTTATGCTATGCAAAGTGCTTATAACCCATTTAATTTAATTTTTGGTACAGTTGATAATCTTTTTTACTACTCAAATGTTATAGGGGGGCTTAAAAATCTAACAAAAGGGGTATATACTTTGAGTAATGCCTTTTTAGATACCAATTGGTATAAAACAGAAAAGTTAAAATCATACCTTTTGAAAATACTACAAAACCAAAATATCGATATTAATGAAGTATTTAGATGTTTGGAAGACAAAGAAAAGGCTGATGACAGCTTATTACCTGATACAGGTGTAGGTTATGAAAAGGAAAAACTTCTTTCATCAATATTTATTGAATCAGAAACTTACGGTACTGTTTTTTCATATTTTATCTTAATTGATTCAAAAAGCAATGTATCATTTTATGAAAAAGACCAACTAAATAATAAAATTTCTGAGTTCAAATTTCAAATTAAGATTTCCAAGGATAATAAATCTTAA
- a CDS encoding M16 family metallopeptidase, which yields MKFFIKLMIILLCFGGVSLATTEFKLKNGVNVVFKQVDGVKIVSIQLWMKTGSRNENEKNNGIAHFLEHMVFKGTEKYKPSQIDEIVESNGGQMNAATSKDYTFYYITIPSKNAEVAFDVISEMVFKAKFLPEEIEKEKPVVIQEIKRKYDSPTYDMWVELSKNLYKNTTYAMEVIGTEDNVKSFTRETLFDYYNHFYHPENMTLVVVGDLSQAEVKKLAEKYFNKTKEVKSGKQIIFKPTILQKNIEKTFYKNVNQAYVAISYKAFPLTSDKIYAAEVLTEILSGGEFSLLNQKLKYEKSLVTSVFGGYMGLKYDGSFTFYFTSAPNKQKEAEKELFSLIKELKDGNLITKNDIEKAKNRLISQFLFQHEKVSSEANDIGYSYTHDIKNYYKDYEKNIERITLHDIKELAKHIFSGHYVLVKTLPEESK from the coding sequence ATGAAATTTTTTATAAAATTGATGATTATATTATTATGTTTTGGAGGGGTTAGTTTGGCTACAACTGAGTTTAAACTAAAAAATGGTGTAAATGTGGTTTTTAAACAGGTAGATGGTGTGAAAATTGTGTCTATTCAACTATGGATGAAAACAGGCTCAAGAAATGAAAACGAAAAAAACAATGGTATAGCTCATTTCTTAGAACACATGGTTTTTAAAGGTACAGAAAAATATAAACCTTCACAAATTGATGAAATCGTAGAGTCAAATGGTGGCCAGATGAATGCAGCTACAAGCAAAGATTACACCTTTTATTACATTACTATCCCATCAAAAAACGCTGAAGTAGCTTTTGATGTAATAAGTGAAATGGTTTTTAAGGCAAAATTTTTACCTGAAGAGATAGAAAAGGAAAAACCTGTTGTAATACAGGAAATTAAAAGAAAATACGACTCACCAACTTATGATATGTGGGTTGAATTATCTAAAAATCTCTACAAAAACACAACTTATGCTATGGAAGTTATCGGGACAGAAGACAATGTAAAAAGTTTTACAAGAGAAACCCTCTTTGATTATTACAACCATTTTTATCATCCTGAAAATATGACATTAGTTGTTGTTGGTGATTTAAGTCAAGCTGAAGTAAAAAAATTAGCAGAAAAATATTTTAATAAAACAAAAGAGGTAAAATCAGGGAAACAAATTATTTTTAAACCAACTATTTTACAAAAAAATATAGAAAAAACATTCTACAAAAATGTCAATCAAGCCTATGTAGCAATAAGCTACAAAGCTTTCCCTCTAACAAGTGATAAAATTTATGCTGCAGAAGTCCTTACAGAAATCCTCTCTGGTGGAGAATTTTCATTATTAAACCAAAAGCTTAAATATGAAAAATCATTGGTAACATCTGTTTTTGGTGGATATATGGGGTTAAAATACGATGGAAGTTTTACTTTTTATTTCACCTCAGCACCCAACAAGCAAAAAGAAGCAGAAAAAGAGTTATTTTCTTTAATAAAAGAATTAAAAGATGGGAACCTAATAACCAAAAATGATATTGAAAAGGCAAAAAACAGATTGATTTCCCAATTTCTATTCCAGCATGAAAAAGTGAGCTCTGAAGCAAACGATATAGGGTATTCTTATACCCACGATATTAAAAACTATTACAAAGATTACGAGAAAAATATAGAGAGAATAACATTGCATGATATAAAGGAATTAGCAAAACATATTTTTAGCGGGCATTATGTTCTTGTAAAAACATTACCAGAAGAAAGTAAATAA
- a CDS encoding HD-GYP domain-containing protein, with translation MKVRIKILPQDLKVYDKVIDFVGVSWLDTTFLKHKFVIKDKEHLDKVLKKIKNNGIKELIVEREVLEDKKIEALLPEVKEEDFIDKKSLKSVSTLYKEAIVVTKSLLNDVRAGKLIDVSEIENITKEITAQAITRGNLLSSVTKLRDYDDYTFQHSLNVSIFAASLAAKLNKDKKFIENITLSALLHDVGKMFIPNEILNKPGKLTDEEFELMKKHVTYGYEYLLKVGMKESDIKICLEHHERADGSGYPNGLKDEEISIEGKIGAVVDIYDALTSQRIYKPKISPATALKMMMGWVDKHLNRKIFEFFVANTGIYPVGTIVLLNTNEIGIVGKVNYSKLTQPLVIIFKNSKGQDIPPLSVDLGKQTTMLRKIIGPIDPNKISVPKHIYSLIEENLDQ, from the coding sequence ATGAAAGTCCGGATAAAGATTTTACCACAAGATTTAAAAGTTTATGATAAAGTAATTGATTTTGTTGGGGTAAGTTGGTTAGATACCACTTTTTTAAAGCATAAATTTGTGATTAAAGATAAAGAGCATCTTGATAAGGTACTGAAAAAAATAAAAAATAATGGAATTAAAGAACTTATAGTAGAAAGGGAAGTATTAGAAGATAAAAAAATAGAGGCTTTGCTTCCTGAGGTAAAAGAAGAAGATTTTATTGATAAAAAATCATTAAAAAGTGTTTCAACTTTATATAAAGAAGCAATAGTTGTAACCAAATCATTGTTAAACGATGTGAGAGCAGGTAAACTGATAGATGTTTCAGAAATCGAAAACATAACAAAAGAAATTACAGCGCAGGCGATAACAAGGGGTAATTTGCTTTCGAGCGTTACGAAATTAAGAGATTATGATGATTATACATTCCAGCACTCTCTAAATGTGAGTATCTTTGCTGCAAGTCTTGCTGCTAAATTGAATAAGGATAAAAAGTTTATTGAAAATATTACTCTTTCTGCTCTGCTACATGATGTGGGTAAAATGTTTATACCAAATGAGATATTAAATAAACCTGGAAAACTAACTGATGAAGAGTTTGAATTAATGAAGAAGCATGTAACTTATGGATACGAGTATTTATTAAAAGTTGGTATGAAAGAAAGTGATATTAAAATATGCTTAGAGCATCATGAAAGAGCAGATGGTTCCGGTTATCCTAACGGTTTAAAAGATGAAGAAATTTCTATAGAAGGGAAAATTGGTGCTGTAGTTGATATTTATGATGCGTTAACGAGTCAGCGGATTTATAAACCAAAGATTTCACCAGCCACAGCTTTAAAAATGATGATGGGGTGGGTAGATAAACATTTAAACAGGAAAATTTTTGAGTTTTTTGTTGCGAATACTGGGATTTATCCTGTTGGAACGATTGTTCTTCTTAATACTAATGAGATTGGGATTGTTGGAAAGGTCAATTATTCAAAGCTTACGCAGCCTTTGGTAATTATTTTTAAAAATTCTAAAGGGCAAGATATCCCTCCTTTGTCTGTTGATTTGGGAAAACAAACAACAATGCTGAGGAAAATTATTGGTCCAATTGATCCTAATAAAATATCTGTCCCAAAACATATTTATTCTTTAATTGAGGAAAACTTAGATCAGTAA
- a CDS encoding molybdopterin-dependent oxidoreductase, whose product MNRRTFLKQTFLTGLFIVSSKITSFAKITDIISRWKIRTVEDKTPDIDIQKFHLKITGLIENKLTLVYNDLLNLINTSYTSDFNCVEGWTVPGVKWDGISLNTLIKITKPFYSAKYINFYCYGNKYTESIPIKEIRDSYILALKINDKPLDQKHGFPLRLFYPDRYGYKSAKWIKKIVFSNQREIGFWSKYGYPEDGIIIK is encoded by the coding sequence ATGAATAGAAGAACATTTTTAAAACAAACATTTTTAACAGGATTATTTATTGTATCCTCAAAAATAACCAGTTTTGCAAAAATTACTGATATAATTAGCAGATGGAAGATAAGAACTGTTGAGGATAAAACACCAGATATTGATATTCAAAAATTTCATCTAAAAATTACAGGTCTTATCGAAAACAAATTAACATTAGTATATAATGATCTTTTAAATTTAATAAACACTTCATACACAAGCGATTTCAATTGTGTCGAAGGGTGGACAGTTCCAGGTGTAAAGTGGGATGGGATTAGCCTAAACACCTTAATTAAAATAACTAAGCCTTTTTACTCTGCAAAATATATAAACTTTTACTGCTATGGAAACAAATACACAGAGTCAATTCCAATAAAAGAAATCCGAGATTCCTACATATTGGCTTTAAAAATTAACGATAAACCTTTAGATCAAAAACACGGGTTCCCCTTAAGACTTTTCTATCCCGACAGGTATGGATACAAAAGTGCTAAATGGATTAAAAAAATAGTATTTTCAAATCAAAGAGAGATCGGTTTCTGGTCAAAATACGGCTACCCAGAAGATGGTATAATAATAAAATAA
- a CDS encoding IMPACT family protein, with amino-acid sequence MLTVLKSYIETYEVKKSKFISHLVPINQFKEYLKILRDEHQKANHIVWAYRRLNGNGIIEERETDDGEPKNSSGKPTLRVLQGNNLVNVAILTVRYFGGIKLGVGGLVKAYTESAARVVKNAELIDLLSKEKRNFEIDIRKYDHFMYFIKKYNLSLIDNQFLGEKVKLTVEGNKENLELLFNISKGFN; translated from the coding sequence ATGCTTACAGTATTAAAGAGTTATATTGAAACATATGAAGTAAAAAAATCGAAATTTATTTCTCATTTGGTACCAATTAACCAGTTTAAAGAATATCTGAAAATATTAAGAGATGAACATCAAAAGGCAAATCATATTGTTTGGGCGTATAGACGCCTCAATGGAAACGGTATTATAGAAGAACGGGAGACTGATGATGGTGAGCCAAAAAATAGCTCTGGTAAACCCACATTGAGAGTACTCCAAGGGAATAATCTTGTTAATGTTGCAATATTAACGGTCAGATATTTTGGTGGTATTAAGCTTGGGGTTGGTGGCCTTGTAAAAGCGTATACTGAATCTGCTGCAAGAGTCGTTAAAAATGCAGAACTGATAGATTTGTTATCAAAAGAGAAGAGAAATTTTGAAATTGATATTAGAAAATATGACCATTTTATGTATTTTATAAAAAAATATAATTTATCGTTAATTGATAATCAGTTTTTGGGTGAAAAGGTTAAGTTAACGGTAGAGGGTAATAAAGAAAATCTCGAATTACTTTTTAATATTTCCAAAGGTTTCAATTAG
- the rsmI gene encoding 16S rRNA (cytidine(1402)-2'-O)-methyltransferase, which yields MTDSQFYVVPTPIGNLKDITLRALDVLNKVDEILAEDTRKALSLLNHYNINKKITSYHRDNEKKHIDAVLKKLQNGVKIALISEAGTPCISDPGYFLVNELIKNNIKFEVLPGATAFVPALILSGFPSNHFFFYGFLPHKKEQKRKELEKLTIYKTTIIFYESPHRIEETLNLLFDFFSPPFAVVREITKLYEETIFINDTQDVINLTKKGEFVVIVNNNEKDNNTLQNFDFHKICKNLFNENFNKKDILKILKILGMNRNDAYKLIETFGNIKK from the coding sequence ATGACAGATTCGCAATTTTACGTAGTCCCAACCCCTATAGGAAATTTAAAAGATATCACATTAAGAGCACTTGATGTCTTAAATAAAGTTGACGAGATTTTAGCAGAAGACACGAGAAAAGCACTCTCTCTATTAAACCACTACAATATAAATAAAAAGATTACATCTTATCATAGAGATAATGAAAAAAAACATATTGATGCAGTGTTAAAAAAACTGCAAAATGGTGTAAAAATTGCCCTTATCAGCGAAGCTGGAACACCATGCATATCTGACCCAGGTTACTTTTTAGTTAACGAATTAATAAAAAATAATATTAAATTTGAGGTGCTGCCAGGCGCTACAGCATTTGTGCCAGCATTGATACTATCTGGTTTTCCATCCAATCATTTCTTTTTCTACGGATTTTTACCTCACAAAAAGGAACAAAAACGTAAAGAGTTAGAAAAATTGACAATATATAAAACAACTATCATCTTTTATGAATCACCTCATAGAATCGAAGAAACTTTAAATTTATTATTTGATTTCTTTTCCCCTCCTTTTGCTGTTGTTAGAGAAATCACAAAATTATATGAAGAAACAATTTTTATAAACGATACTCAGGACGTAATTAATTTAACAAAAAAAGGGGAATTTGTAGTAATCGTGAATAATAATGAAAAAGATAATAACACCCTTCAAAATTTTGATTTTCATAAAATTTGCAAAAACCTCTTTAATGAAAATTTCAATAAAAAAGATATTTTAAAAATATTAAAAATATTAGGTATGAACAGAAATGATGCTTACAAACTAATTGAAACCTTTGGAAATATTAAAAAGTAA